A genomic window from Carassius gibelio isolate Cgi1373 ecotype wild population from Czech Republic chromosome A11, carGib1.2-hapl.c, whole genome shotgun sequence includes:
- the LOC128021948 gene encoding soluble calcium-activated nucleotidase 1-like gives MISEDDDTRVLIIKQSHTSRMTQTAHMRARKKASRDSIGVSAHGVSMFSSVTSSISDLRFRFRWRAILVGILLGLAVLVYLHQTPSSSTDGKGSSQRSWRSSRDVSGMMASAESVDSRYNHTYPLSPPEHMASGIRYRIGVIADLDTNSRRQEDNTWFSFLKQGHLLVSDSGDSVSVEWDPETVVLESHLSEKGRGMELSELVAFNGHLYSVDDRTGVVYRIEGNRAVPWVILPDGDGNVSKGFKAEWLAVKDERLYVGGLGKEWTTITGEFVNNNPEWVKIVGFRGDVEHENWVPRYNALKIAADIKPPGYLIHESAVWSERLQRWFFLPRRASSERYEETADERRGTNLILSCSPDFSEISASRIGTLKPTLGFSSFRFIPDTDDQIILALKSEEDAGRIATYITAFTLDGRILLPDTKIGDVKYEGLEFI, from the exons CGAGCCGTGACTCCATCGGGGTTTCTGCTCATGGTGTGTCCATGTTCTCCTCCGTCACTAGCTCCATCTCTGACCTGCGTTTCCGCTTCCGATGGCGAGCTATCCTGGTGGGAATCCTGCTGGGATTGGCTGTCCTGGTGTACCTGCACCAAACTCCGTCGAGCTCCACCGATGGCAAAGGTAGCAGCCAGCGCTCGTGGCGTTCCAGCCGGGACGTATCAGGCATGATGGCATCGGCCGAATCCGTGGATTCACGTTATAACCACACGTATCCGCTCAGTCCTCCGGAACACATGGCCAGTGGGATCCGCTACCGGATTGGAGTCATAGCAGACCTGGACACGAACTCACGCAGACAGGAGGACAACACATGGTTCAGCTTCCTGAAACAAGGACACCTGCTGGTGTCCGACAGCGGGGACAGTGTGTCCGTGGAGTGGGATCCGGAGACGGTGGTTCTGGAGAGTCATCTGTCGGAGAAGGGTCGTGGGATGGAGCTGTCCGAGCTGGTGGCGTTTAACGGGCACCTGTACAGCGTGGACGACCGTACGGGTGTGGTGTACCGGATAGAGGGCAACCGAGCCGTGCCTTGGGTCATCCTGCCGGACGGAGACGGAAATGTGTCTAAAG GTTTTAAGGCGGAGTGGTTGGCGGTGAAGGACGAGCGTCTGTATGTTGGTGGTCTCGGGAAAGAGTGGACGACCATCACCGGAGAGTTCGTCAATAATAACCCCGAGTGGGTGAAGATAGTCGGGTTTCGTGGTGATGTGGAGCACGAGAACTGGGTACCGCGGTATAACGCACTCAAGATAGCAGCAGATATCAAACCACCag GATATCTGATCCACGAGTCGGCCGTGTGGAGCGAGCGTCTCCAGCGCTGGTTCTTCCTCCCTCGCCGAGCGAGCTCCGAACGCTACGAGGAAACGGCAGACGAGCGCCGAGGCACAAACCTGATCCTGAGCTGCTCGCCGGACTTCAGTGAGATCTCAGCCTCACGCATCGGGACGCTCAAACCCACGCTCGGCTTCTCCTCCTTCAGATTCATCCCAGACACAGACGACCAGATCATACTGGCGCTCAAATCAGAGGAGGACGCGGGCCGAATCGCCACGTACATCACGGCCTTCACGCTGGACGGACGAATCCTGCTGCCTGACACCAAGATCGGAGACGTCAAATATGAAGGACTGGAGTTCATATAG
- the LOC128021947 gene encoding protein O-GlcNAcase has translation MSQKSKMFLSGVVEGFYGRPWTMSQRKELFRREQKWGLNAYLYAPKDDYKHRMYWRDLYSLEEAEQLMTLISAARERNVEFIYAISPGLDITFSNPKELAALKRKLSQVCGFGCRSFALLFDDIETEMCPADKEAFSSFAEAQVSVTNQVFLHLDEPHTFLFCPTDYCAAFCTPSVPLSAYLNTVGEKLNAGIDILWTGPKVVSQDISVASIEEVSAVLRRPPVIWDNIHANDYDPQRMFLGPFKNRPTELIPKLRGVLTNPNCEFELNFVAVHTLATWCSSGHRDVSMDGDDQGSDYNPHEALRLALSDWLVEFGRADQPDGAGAGRSKRQASDEEPMQTEGYAPGPGDNPLYTAEPLTLDDLTLLSELFYLPYEHGATAVLMLQELHWLRREDSERDKEEWRRRAEKFDDMCSAVVRMFNRLSNVPNRIVLYDLYNYICDIKSGVTMAKAFVKTLGGQTPHATLALTDDPEPWGFRGGLSGEFQRMLPSHGIRDLFRSPPATRVYTIRPCTPRDQPEVQKIFKEMQIETQQKVELVGDRLVEGHVTPSQNCSLILDDAAGVCGYAFALSDAKTAMTKAQYPETMLQDFPSVMAVQIHSRVPDHSTAKRLIEQMLSALRDSGSKGVFSEFRSKDRRMFDFLKTLDVFQVLKVDGLPTNLVIMGTKL, from the exons ATGTCCCAGAAATCCAAGATGTTCCTCAGTGGAGTAGTCGAGG GGTTTTATGGGAGGCCGTGGACTATGAGCCAGAGGAAAGAGCTCTTCAGGAG GGAGCAGAAATGGGGCTTGAACGCGTATCTGTACGCCCCAAAAGATGATTACAAACACCGGATGTACTGGAGAGATCTGTATTCCCTGGAGGAAGCAG AGCAGCTGATGACGCTGATCTCCGCCGCTCGGGAGCGTAACGTGGAGTTCATCTATGCCATCTCTCCAGGGCTGGACATCACCTTCTCCAACCCTAAAGAGCTGGCGGCGCTCAAGAGGAAGCTCAGCCAG GTGTGTGGCTTCGGCTGCCGGTCGTTCGCGCTGCTGTTTGACGACATCGAGACGGAGATGTGTCCGGCTGATAAAGAGGCGTTCAGCTCGTTCGCTGAAGCTCAGGTGTCCGTCACTAACCAGGTGTTTCTGCACCTGGACGAGCCGCACACCTTCCTCTTCTGCCCCACCG ATTACTGCGCTGCGTTCTGCACTCCTAGCGTGCCGCTGTCTGCGTATCTGAACACGGTCGGAGAGAAACTCAACGCTGGGATCGACATCCTCTGGACAG GGCCGAAGGTGGTGTCCCAGGACATCAGTGTGGCGTCTATAGAGGAGGTGTCCGCTGTCCTGAGGAGACCGCCGGTCATCTGGGACAACATCCACGCTAACGACTACGACCCGCAGAGAATGTTCCTGGGACCCTTCAAGAACCGGCCCACCGAGCTCATCCCTAAACTCAGAGGCGTCCTCACCAACCCCAACTGTGAATTTGAGCTTAACTTCGTGGCTGTTCACACACTGGCCACCTGGTGCAGCTCCGGACACAGAGACGTCTCTATGG ATGGAGACGATCAGGGCTCGGACTACAACCCCCATGAGGCTTTGCGGCTGgcgctctctgattggctggttgaGTTTGGCAGAGCTGATCAACCTGatg GTGCAGGAGCAGGCCGCTCTAAACGCCAGGCGTCTGACGAGGAGCCGATGCAGACGGAGGGATACGCTCCAGGACCCGGAGACAACCCTCTGTACACCGCTGAGCCGCTGACGCTGGACGACCTGACGCTGCTGTCCGAGCTCTTCTATCTGCCGTACGAACACGGAGCCACGGCCGTCCTCATGCTGCAGGAGCTGCACTGGCTGCGCAGAGAGGATTCAGAGCGG GATAAGGAGGAATGGCGGCGGAGAGCGGAGAAGTTTGACGATATGTGCAGCGCTGTGGTGCGGATGTTCAACAGACTGTCCAACGTTCCCAACCGGATCGTCCTGTACGACCTCTACAACTACATCTGTGACATCAAGAGCGGCGTCACCATGGCCAAAGCCTTCGTCAAGACCCTGG gAGGTCAGACGCCTCATGCTACCCTCGCTCTGACCGATGACCCCGAGCCCTGGGGCTTCAGAGGAGGACTGTCCGGAGAATTCCAG CGGATGCTGCCATCTCACGGGATCCGTGATCTGTTCCGCAGTCCTCCAGCCACACGCGTGTACACCATACGACCCTGCACTCCTAGAGACCAG CCGGAGGTGCAGAAGATCTTTAAGGAGATGCAGATCGAGACGCAGCAGAAGGTGGAGCTGGTTGGTGACCG GCTGGTGGAGGGTCACGTCACGCCGTCACAGAACTGCAGTCTGATCCTAGACGACGCGGCTGGAGTTTGTGGTTATGCCTTCGCCCTCAGCGATGCCAAGACAGCCATGACTAAAGCTCAG TATCCAGAGACGATGCTGCAGGATTTCCCATCAGTCATGGCCGTTCAGATCCACTCCAGAGTTCCTGATCACAGCACGGCCAAGCGGCTGATTGAACAGATGCTGTCAGCGCTGAGAGacagcg GGTCTAAAGGGGTTTTCAGTGAATTCAGATCCAAAGACAGACGCATGTTCGACTTCCTAAAGacgctggatgtgtttcaggttctTAAAGTCGACGGGCTTCCCACCAACCTGGTCATCATGGGAACTAAACTCTGA